atgtaagtattaatttgattaaattgccATTAAGAATTAAgcagattttataattattacgctttttaataataattaccattttGATCAGAATCAAGTGTTTCATAAATTTGCTGATCTATGTCATTTACATTATCATGACTATTTTGATCCAAAGTATTTGAATCATTATTACTCATGATTCttctttattaataaacaaataaggcCATTtaggtttaaattaaattttctattagaAACCCAACTAATAAAGAATACTGTCATGTTACTTAGaaacatcaaaataaacatggtatataattaatattagttaaaaatgttttaagaattatgttaaatattttttatgtaccttatgtaagaaaatgtttaatcacAGACCTTcaacaactatattaataatgatgtataaaaatgataatttcttttttactttaatattataaatttttctgaatgaatgatttttgtttctattacttatatttcataaatataaattaaagtaattgttcTTATAGTAATGAAAAGATTAATTTGTTTGACTCAGCTTTGATGCAATGATTTGggatatatttgtttgtttattttcatccAGTAATTAGTACTcaataaaggtaataataaataaataaaatttttttttcttattttacaaatttaaaaacatattttattgaaattgtacattttttcctTATTAGACATAGACAACACTATAGTAGgttaatacacaataaaaagaccaaaacgttattttttcaaatttcattaattaaattattatattttataaaaaattaaatttattcttcaataagttcaattgataaatgataatgttttaTGACTTTATTATATCGTACATATTTTTCAGTGGAGGGGCTGGCGAGGGGGCTGAACTGTTGAGCCCCCCTCCTTGGCGTTGAGCCTGCAGACGCTGtagtatactgtatacctaATAGGTACACatcacaaactaaaaaataatacctaataaatgttatatactttatttatgtatttatattatttagtacctaTCAAAATATGGATAGTAAATAGATGTCAATAAAAAAgtggaaaaatatttcaaatcaaaGTGGAAAACCTAATTAGAATTCAcaggattattttttatattaaaactattttaagtcCGTATGTCTGTAAGTCTGTGTTcccttatattaatataataatatgataaatatagcaataatatatgtattatatttctaatgaggtataggtatatatacctaatattataaagacataaattaataatatactcaataatacttatttacagTGAACATTGAATTCAATTCTACATTTCTACATAACTACACAATACGAGTACCGGAGTACATCTATATACGACTGTACgagtatgttatataatatacatttacgtTACCTAAACTGcgttataagtatgtatatattataaatagtatattttacgcaataaacaaaaaatgtattatattattggcagCTACAATTAGTACAATACAATTCAGTCTAGATGCAAGCTaatgatatacataaaatactatatcatGCAGTTGGTAAATGACACTTGTTTAAATACTCAAAACAGAGGAACGTGTCACGCGATAACActtttttgtgttatattgCTTAtcgttattgtaataaacaatactctgttttattttatactttagaaAATTACCTAGTATTtaccatttttgaaatattttaattatatttatgtatagtcaataaattatcttatatttatctatatcacCGGATTATTATAACCATGTTGAATAAAGCGTCATTAGCAATCAAATACTTGTTATTTGTCttcaatttgataatatttgtaagtttattttactatctattttgatttaaaatttttgcaatataacaaaataatatgtaaataatcgtattatatttatccctactatattatgtatagtattatgtatactattgtGAATAGTTAATGTCTTAATGTGATAAGTATCtaccaaatatatattatatttaacacacctgtatattatgtgatatgttcatactaattttataatagcataagtaaatttattatatttaataaattatcataaataaatacctatacaataaatagatGCATtgcatacctataaataatatatataatatatatatactaatataggtTACCTTATCATACGtaatatgaatacatattgatatttttatattatacctaactcTCATACGAGTCATATGTAGGATAAAACTAATCTATTTCAGCTATATTggtttatatctaaaaaaattatattatgtcaaaatacataatatgaaactAGAAATAGAAGTTGTCaccttaaatagtataataatacattaaactttaaaaaaattaccgatttaaaaacattttatatataaagcaatatatgtataagttcTTACTTTTACTATCcacctaattatttttttttaaacatatatattaatacagtacagtacataggtatataatttatttttaatatttctttgaaatattctttttaaatcataaacatatgatacaaatattatgccttttacattttaattcacctatgaatactattttttattatgaagtaAATTGcgtttaaataatctataaatatacattcgGATCACTGTGCCAATGCGCAATACCGATTAAAGATGTCTACgttgcaatatttataattttaaacttcagTAATTTGTATAAGGTAGTGTAAATATTaccagattgaaaatatatagaattcttaattgtattaataacaataaaatttaggtaaatatttacacgcatttaaaacatatacacaatatctatactaatttattgttcaaaGGTTAAAAgtgtcaaaataaattaatatttaacatgtaGTCTTgccaaaattataagtatttagatttaaaataattatcattaaatattaaattaatagaagaaattaatataaagtatacaattaaaaaagctAACATAATGTTGTAGGTAATgtaccaataaatatattgaaagtgttatttgattcataaattaatttctttgatatatttattgtattattatgcaatgttatctatttatattagttcgacttttgaatattaattattatttacttacgcGTTTACGTCgactattttgtaatattttttatttttatcaattatatattatatattggtaattaatacttttatagttaaacatgtacataggtacctatataaattattaactggatattttatttatttatttattattaacttattaattggATAATTATTggataacctaacctaactaaaaacatataattatatatacataattttattcgtaTCACTAAAGTATTGTTATATCGATATACAATGTGTTtcacttaatacattttaacagcCGGATAATCttagatttaaataagaattttcaGATAAGACGGAAGatactattataaagtataaaatgaacTTTCTAAGTCCATTTTCGTCAACTCTTTCATTGTGTGCATGCATAatactacttatttttttttaactgcaatatttactatcaaaatgtcctattttttaaagtaacttTAATGGATAAACTTTCTTTCTATCTCGAAAATTGAAGGACTCATTAgccactaaaataatttatttaattaaacttttgaCTCACTTCCCTTACATGTGCTTAACGTGTACCCTATCCGCTATCAGCTATATCCAGTTGAAAAGGAAGTGTGAGTTTTAATTTAGACAAATTTGTCTTTAGttcaatataggtatataaatacaattataacttattagttgacaaataatgaaatatgataaattaaaacacttcttttaaaatcataaacagCAATGAGTCAGTCAATTTTTGAGatagaaaaaagtttatttattgccTTATTGGTtgctttaaaaaagtaaaaccacttaaaaaaaaatctttttttattatatatatataaaacgttaatgttgaaaaaataatttttgtatccaCCTATGTACaccaaattttgaaaattggttcatcattatttgtattttagtatCATATATCTACATATATCTATTTTCTCAACAATTTCTATTTCAATATAGTAGTATATAGTACCaatatagtactatagttTATCATTTATCCGACAGAAATATTTCGTGTCATTGCAggattctatttatataaaattgttaagtgGCAATtggtaaaatcaattttaactagacattttgaaaacaatttttttttataatttttagttgagtggaattttacttttatcggTTGGATTATCAATTCGCAACGTTTACAATCAATATGAGCAATTTTTAACAGAGCACTATTTTACTGTGCcgtctttattaattatagtaggtatcaCTGTTCTAACAGTATCATTCTTTGGATGTTGTGGTACATTAAAGGAAAACAATTGTATGATGATTACCGTAAGTGCAatagttacttttttttttataaataacatacaatttatactaaagtattttatgtattgtattaattattacatttttatttcttttagttCGGATTTCTTTTAGCATCGTGTTTTATAATGGAAATCGTAGGTGGTTTAGctggttttatattattggaaaaaacTCATTCTGTAGTAACTTCAAAACTACACGAAACTATGatgttttataacaaaacCACGCACATAACACATATATGGGATGGACTTCAAACATCTGTAATGTCAAACATTTACACGACTTTTTACGCATAACAATGAAAAggcgtataggtacataactaCCACGTTTATTGTTtagacatttttgaaattagatagttaaaaattcGTTAAAGTAATTGTAGAGGTAAAGTTTACTTCTACAGAGACCAGGATTTTATAGAAAGTGGGTACTTGctacctaatatttatttctctataacaaatattaattttctaataattccagtaatacctacttatataagaccactatgatattattggcggatttaggattttttttttgaagggaggagtaacaattttttatagtataattatataaatgtataatatatatatgatatatatcatatcatataggtaattttttaaacacaatatttaggaTTTGATGTTATTATAGCCGTTATATATAGgccttacaaatataatataactaccaAAGGGCCCTTGAAAAATAGTTTagaattattagtaattcttATAGTCTTACTAAAAATATGCTCATTATAAACTTGCAATtttcaaaccattatttttaacatttataatgatacaatatatatatatatttgtttattttatatataaagtacaacgtttaagaattttttaaatttaaggttGAATtgacaaatacatatttttaaaacagataTTTACACTAAATAAGTAGATATAAGTAGtagttatgaatttaataagacATATAGTTGGTTTCAATTAATATAggcgtaaattaattttatactctaGGGGTGCTAAGTCCCtccaaaattaacttattaatgaCTCGTAAGAGCCACTAAGAGGTTACACCCCTCACACACCCCATAAGCCACAAACACTCTACCACAGGGACGATCAATCAGCGGCCCTCCTTGGAAATTTTTACGGCGTAAATGGATTTAtcatacatttgaaaaatttaaggaaaataaagttaaagcaaaacatattttaagaatttttactaGGTGGCTCTATCACTATATAAGCCAAAAGGACTGGGCCAAATACCTCGGGTACcttttatgttgtataatcATGTGTAATAATCGGAGTTTTACGTTTTTAGACAAAAGCGGAAAGATTAGATTACTAACTAATTGTATTGTCTGTATAGCGGCAAAAAAACTGCTGATTGTAAAGTTGAATTTGGTATTTTTCGTCAGccgtattgataatatttatttttataataattcgacCGACAATGATGGAGTAggaaagtaattaaaaacagtaatcAAAACGTGTTtttcgataaataataataattattatgtgcgTTGGGACATGGAGTACGACTACGGTACGAAACACATTCAATAACCACAAGGTGGTCGTGGcactaatatgtttatacaatattagttattttaaatagataggaCTATAGGagataaaaactatacatatcCAAAaagatgttaaaaattaattattattaatacttaatatatataaatatctatttatatagttaagacagagtattataataagttaaagttagtaagtataaaatagaaaaaaaatgttctaagtacctgttttaagtattaaaaatgatagaatcataatacattatgaattatgatattttttcataaaatacattggGGGTACTAATTAACACACTTAGCACCCCCGGGATTTGCGCCTATGGTGAGATATTTACGCTAAAGAAGATAGGTAGTAGCTATGAAATAGTTGGtctcaaataattttcaatgcttattgtaatttgtaagtcCTAACTCCTAATATCCCAA
This sequence is a window from Rhopalosiphum maidis isolate BTI-1 chromosome 1, ASM367621v3, whole genome shotgun sequence. Protein-coding genes within it:
- the LOC113549358 gene encoding CD63 antigen-like, with product MLNKASLAIKYLLFVFNLIIFLSGILLLSVGLSIRNVYNQYEQFLTEHYFTVPSLLIIVGITVLTVSFFGCCGTLKENNCMMITFGFLLASCFIMEIVGGLAGFILLEKTHSVVTSKLHETMMFYNKTTHITHIWDGLQTSLHCCGAEKLDDWYPILKDKLPMSCCGSYDGVINHQNCTASEPTIYQQPCYVSLSKIVKENASTLSGVTIGIAFLQLVGIMLSCSLSKSIQKSYKQV